The following coding sequences are from one Saccharomyces cerevisiae S288C chromosome X, complete sequence window:
- the MNS1 gene encoding mannosyl-oligosaccharide 1,2-alpha-mannosidase (Alpha-1,2-mannosidase; involved in ER-associated protein degradation (ERAD); catalyzes the removal of one mannose residue from a glycosylated protein, converting the modification from Man9GlcNAc to Man8GlcNAc; catalyzes the last step in glycoprotein maturation in the ER and is critical for ER protein degradation) translates to MKNSVGISIATIVAIIAAIYYVPWYEHFERKSPGAGEMRDRIESMFLESWRDYSKHGWGYDVYGPIEHTSHNMPRGNQPLGWIIVDSVDTLMLMYNSSTLYKSEFEAEIQRSEHWINDVLDFDIDAEVNVFETTIRMLGGLLSAYHLSDVLEVGNKTVYLNKAIDLGDRLALAFLSTQTGIPYSSINLHSGQAVKNHADGGASSTAEFTTLQMEFKYLAYLTGNRTYWELVERVYEPLYKNNDLLNTYDGLVPIYTFPDTGKFGASTIRFGSRGDSFYEYLLKQYLLTHETLYYDLYRKSMEGMKKHLLAQSKPSSLWYIGEREQGLHGQLSPKMDHLVCFMGGLLASGSTEGLSIHEARRRPFFSLSLERKSDWDLAKGITDTCYQMYKQSSSGLAPEIVVFNDGNIKQDGWWRSSVGDFFVKPLDRHNLQRPETVESIMFMYHLSHDHKYREWGAEIATSFFENTCVDCNDPKLRRFTSLSDCITLPTKKSNNMESFWLAETLKYLYILFLDEFDLTKVVFNTEAHPFPVLDEEILKSQSLTTGWSL, encoded by the coding sequence ATGAAGAACTCTGTCGGTATTTCAATTGCAACCATTGTTGCTATCATAGCAGCTATATACTATGTGCCATGGTACGAACACTTTGAGAGAAAGTCACCGGGGGCCGGAGAAATGAGAGATCGGATTGAAAGCATGTTCTTGGAATCGTGGAGAGACTATTCCAAGCATGGCTGGGGATACGATGTGTATGGACCTATTGAGCACACTTCCCATAATATGCCTCGTGGCAACCAGCCGTTAGGCTGGATTATCGTAGATTCAGTGGATACCTTGATGTTAATGTATAACTCCTCCACACTATACAAAAGTGAGTTCGAGGCAGAAATTCAGAGATCGGAGCATTGGATAAACGATGTTTtggattttgatattgatgcCGAAGTGAATGTTTTTGAAACTACTATTAGAATGCTAGGTGGTTTATTATCCGCATATCATCTATCTGATGTTTTAGAAGTAGGTAATAAGACTGTCTACTTGAACAAAGCAATAGATTTGGGGGATAGGCTTGCTTTGGCGTTCTTATCCACTCAGACCGGAATTCCATACTCAAGTATAAACCTTCATAGTGGCCAAGCGGTTAAGAACCATGCAGATGGGGGGGCATCTTCTACCGCAGAATTCACTACGCTACAAATGGAATTCAAATATCTGGCGTATTTGACAGGAAATCGTACTTATTGGGAGCTGGTGGAGCGTGTTTACGAGCCATTATACAAAAATAACGATCTTCTAAATACCTACGATGGATTGGTTCCAATTTATACATTTCCAGATACTGGGAAGTTTGGTGCTTCGACTATCCGGTTCGGATCAAGAGGTGATTCTTTTTATGAGTATTTACTAAAACAATATTTATTGACGCACGAAACACTTTATTATGATCTGTACAGAAAATCCATGGAAGGTATGAAAAAGCATTTATTAGCACAATCCAAACCCTCTTCTCTGTGGTACATTGGGGAAAGAGAACAAGGTCTACATGGACAACTTTCTCCTAAGATGGACCACCTCGTGTGCTTTATGGGGGGATTGTTAGCATCAGGCTCTACTGAGGGCCTTTCTATTCATGAAGCCCGAAGACGTCCgtttttctctctttcccttgaaagaaaaagtgaCTGGGATTTGGCTAAAGGGATAACTGACACATGTTATCAAATGTACAAGCAGTCTTCCTCGGGGCTTGCGCCTGAAATCGTTGTCTTCAATGATGGAAACATAAAACAGGATGGTTGGTGGCGGTCGTCTGTgggtgatttttttgttaaacCACTCGATAGGCACAACCTACAAAGACCAGAAACGGTGGAATCGATTATGTTCATGTATCATTTATCTCATGATCACAAATATCGTGAATGGGGGGCGGAAATCGCAACTAgcttctttgaaaatacCTGTGTTGATTGTAATGACCCAAAATTAAGGCGGTTCACCAGTTTAAGTGATTGTATCACGTTACCTACAAAGAAATCTAACAATATGGAAAGTTTCTGGTTGGCAGAGACTTTAAagtatttatatatattgtttttaGACGAGTTTGATTTGACCAAAGTTGTTTTCAACACAGAAGCTCATCCTTTTCCAGTATTAGACGAAGAAATATTAAAATCGCAGTCTCTGACCACAGGTTGGTCGTTGTAG
- the NMD5 gene encoding Nmd5p (Karyopherin; a carrier protein involved in nuclear import of proteins; importin beta homolog): MDITELLQCFACTLDHNAAVRTNAETHLKNASKVPGFLGACLDIIAADEVPENIKLSASLYFKNKITYGWSAGARQGSNELLDSHVDPDEKPVVKDMLIKTMVSVSKTSPRCIRVLKSALTVIISEDYPSKKWGNLLPNSLELLANEDITVTYVGLLCLAEIFRTYRWKNNDERQDLEELILNYFPALLNYGANVLFQDGKYMNNEQIGELVKLIIKIYKFVSYHDLPFTLQRSESFTPWACFFVSIIQQPLPQEVLAISDIEVRSKNPWVKCKKWALANLYRLFQRYASTSLTRKFQYDEFKQMYCEEFLTQFLQVVFDQIEKWGTGQLWLSDECLYYILNFVEQCVVQKTTWKLVGPHYNVILQHVIFPLLKPTAETLEAFDNDPQEYINRNMDFWDVGYSPDLAALALLTTCVTKRGKTTLQPTLEFMVSTLQSAVGDYNNIMLDNALQIESCLRIFSSIIDRLITKDSPFASEMEKFILTYVLPFFKSQYGFLQSRVCDICSKLGSMDFKDPVITSTIYEGVMNCLNNSSNSLPVELTAALALQTFISDDQFNMKLSEHVVPTMQKLLSLSNDFESDVISGVMQDFVEQFAEQLQPFGVELMNTLVQQFLKLAIDLHETSNLDPDSFTNVDSIPDESDKQMAALGILSTTISILLSFENSPEILKNLEQSFYPAAEFILKNDIEDFYRECCEFVENSTFLLRDITPISWKILELIGECNRKPDSMVSYYLSDFMLALNNILIYGRNELKKNEFYTKIIFEIYQKAVTAEDNSLDDLRVVFDLSQELVLALDDSLPQQYRERLLADVVGSILTQKNELKTNVVFSVTAFNVVISNMITEPLITLQYLKQQGCLEIFFQTWITDYIPNYKRCYDIKLSVLALLKIILKLESNDYSVLNLENLVPQLGSIVTQLASRLPTALRQLANQRKEFSSSGFEEDTKWDENFLDVGDDDENDDEGDLTEKYLELIKNRADSLDFVDGYDAKETFDDLEEDPLTGSILDTVDVYKVFKESIANLQHVDSNRYQGILRHLTPADQELFMGIMNA; this comes from the coding sequence ATGGATATTACAGAATTGTTACAGTGCTTTGCCTGTACTTTGGACCATAACGCTGCCGTAAGAACTAATGCAGAAACACATCTTAAAAATGCAAGTAAAGTACCGGGATTCTTAGGCGCATGCCTGGATATCATTGCTGCTGATGAAGTACCAGAAAACATCAAATTATCAGCTTCCTTATATTTCAAGAATAAGATTACATACGGATGGTCTGCTGGTGCAAGACAGGGTTCAAATGAATTATTAGATTCACATGTTGATCCGGATGAAAAACCAGTAGTAAAAGATATGTTAATTAAAACAATGGTCAGTGTGTCCAAGACCTCCCCGCGTTGTATCAGAGTGCTAAAATCTGCCCTTACTGTAATTATTTCAGAAGATTACCCTAGCAAAAAATGGGGCAATTTGTTACCAAATTCCTTAGAATTACTCGCAAATGAAGACATCACAGTAACATATGTCGGACTTCTGTGTCTTGCTGAGATTTTTAGGACCTATAGGTGGAAGAATAATGATGAAAGACAGGACTTAGAAGAGTTGATTTTAAATTATTTCCCTGCTTTATTAAACTATGGCGCAAATGTCCTTTTCCAAGATGGTAAATATATGAATAACGAGCAAATTGGCGAATTGGTAAAATTAATCATTAAAATTTATAAGTTCGTTTCATACCATGACCTACCATTTACATTACAACGCTCAGAATCGTTTACCCCATGGGCATGTTTTTTTGTCAGCATCATTCAGCAGCCATTGCCTCAGGAAGTTTTGGCTATATCAGATATTGAGGTCAGAAGTAAAAATCCATGGGTCAAATGTAAGAAATGGGCTCTTGCAAACCTTTATAGACTTTTCCAGAGATACGCATCAACGTCATTAACAAGGAAGTTTCAGTACGATGAGTTTAAACAGATGTACTGTGAAGAGTTTTTGACTCAGTTTTTGCAAGTCGTCTTCGATCAAATCGAGAAATGGGGAACTGGACAGTTGTGGTTAAGTGACGAATGCTTATACTACATATTGAACTTTGTTGAGCAGTGTGTTGTGCAGAAAACAACTTGGAAACTTGTTGGGCCCCACTACAATGTAATACTTCAACATGTCATTTTCCCACTACTAAAGCCCACTGCAGAGACTTTGGAGGCCTTTGACAATGACCCTCAAGAATATATCAACCGGAATATGGACTTTTGGGATGTCGGCTATTCCCCAGATCTTGCCGCACTGGCTTTGCTAACGACATGCGTGACGAAACGCGGTAAAACGACCTTACAACCGACCTTAGAATTTATGGTCTCAACCTTACAAAGTGCCGTTGGTGATTACAACAATATTATGTTGGATAATGCCTTGCAAATTGAGTCCTGTTTGAGAATATTCTCCAGCATTATTGACCGTTTGATAACTAAAGATTCTCCATTTGCCAGTGAGATGGAAAAGTTTATATTGACATACgttttacctttttttaaGTCTCAGTATGGGTTTCTGCAAAGTCGTGTTTGCGATATTTGTTCGAAGTTGGGTTCTATGGATTTCAAAGACCCGGTAATAACCTCTACTATCTACGAAGGTGTTATGAATTGTCTGAATAACTCTTCTAATTCTTTACCTGTAGAATTGACAGCTGCATTGGCATTGCAAACTTTTATCAGTGATGACCAGTTTAATATGAAGTTATCCGAACACGTTGTTCCTACTATGCAGAAATTACTAAGTTTGTCTAATGATTTTGAATCTGATGTCATTTCAGGCGTTATGCAAGATTTTGTGGAGCAGTTTGCTGAGCAATTACAACCTTTTGGTGTTGAATTAATGAACACTTTGGTCCAacagtttttgaaattagCTATTGATCTGCATGAAACATCCAATTTGGATCCAGATTCCTTCACGAACGTTGATAGCATACCCGATGAATCTGACAAGCAAATGGCGGCGCTAGGTATTTTGTCGACTACGATATCTATTCTGTTGTCTTTTGAGAATTCAcctgaaattttaaaaaactTGGAACAGTCATTTTATCCAGCTGCAGagtttattttgaaaaacgaCATCGAAGATTTCTATCGCGAATGTTGCGAATTTGTAGAGAACTCTACATTCCTACTAAGAGATATCACACCCATCAGctggaaaattttggaGCTGATTGGAGAATGTAATAGAAAACCAGATAGTATGGTATCTTATTATTTAAGTGATTTCATGCTAGCCTTAAATAATATCCTCATTTATGGAAGGAACgaattaaagaagaacGAGTTTTACACAAAAATCATATTCGAAATATATCAAAAGGCTGTTACTGCAGAAGATAATTCGTTAGACGATCTTAGAGTGGTTTTTGATTTATCCCAAGAGTTGGTTCTTGCATTAGATGACAGTTTACCTCAACAATACAGAGAGCGCCTACTGGCGGATGTTGTCGGCTCTATTCTAACGCAAAAGaatgaattgaaaactAATGTTGTATTTAGTGTGACTGCTTTTAATGTCGTAATCTCAAATATGATAACAGAGCCTTTGATCACGCTTCAGTACCTGAAACAGCAAGGTTGTCTTGaaatcttctttcaaaCGTGGATTACAGACTATATTCCGAATTATAAAAGGTGCTATGATATCAAATTATCAGTTCTTGCGTTATTAAAAATTATACTGAAGTTAGAAAGCAACGATTATTCAGTGTTGAACTTAGAAAATTTGGTTCCGCAATTAGGGAGTATTGTTACGCAGTTAGCTTCGAGGCTACCAACGGCGTTAAGGCAATTAGCTAACCAACGCAAGGAATTCTCATCATCCGGTTTTGAAGAGGATACTAAGTGggatgaaaattttcttgacGTTGGagacgatgatgaaaatgatgacgAGGGAGACCTTACTGAGAAATATCTGGAACTGATAAAAAATAGAGCCGATTCCTTGGACTTCGTAGATGGTTATGACGCAAAGGAAACTTTCGATGACCTAGAAGAGGACCCATTAACGGGGTCGATCCTGGACACAGTTGACGTATACAAGGTTTTCAAGGAGTCCATTGCGAACTTACAACATGTTGACAGCAATAGATATCAGGGAATCTTGAGACATCTGACCCCGGCTGATCAAGAACTATTCATGGGAATTATGAATGCCTAA
- the XPT1 gene encoding xanthine phosphoribosyltransferase (Xanthine-guanine phosphoribosyl transferase; required for xanthine utilization and for optimal utilization of guanine), which produces MAENERMYISYNNIHKLCQGVAKHILARNERPDIIIAITGGGMIPARIIRSFLKTKGQKNIPIQAIGLSLYEDLGLDNSVETIGKEVIRTQWLDFGALNQHFDSLIGKKVLIVDEVDDTRTTLHYAVSELEKEIAEQQKVLNRMSEETVISIFVLHNKDKPKRAGLPDSMMNSGRYIAAQTVPDKWLCYPWDAEDIEEHTMLAKAQGHD; this is translated from the coding sequence ATGGCCGAAAATGAGAGAATGTACATCTCctataataatattcacAAGCTTTGTCAGGGAGTGGCTAAACATATCTTAGCTAGAAACGAAAGACCTGATATTATTATCGCCATCACTGGTGGTGGTATGATCCCCGCAAGAATTATTAGgtcctttttgaaaactaaAGGACAAAAGAATATTCCGATTCAGGCCATCGGCCTATCTTTGTATGAAGATTTAGGGTTGGATAATAGCGTCGAAACTATCGGCAAAGAGGTCATCAGAACACAATGGCTGGACTTCGGTGCTTTGAACCAACATTTCGATTCCTTAATTGGTAAAAAGGTCCTAATTGTGGATGAAGTTGACGATACTAGAACTACCCTCCACTATGCTGTTTCTGAGCTGGAAAAAGAGATTGCTGAACAACAAAAGGTTTTGAATAGAATGAGTGAGGAAACCGTTATTTCTATCTTTGTTCTACATAATAAGGACAAACCAAAGAGAGCTGGACTACCTGACTCCATGATGAATTCTGGACGTTACATTGCTGCGCAAACTGTCCCTGATAAGTGGTTGTGCTATCCATGGGACGCTGAAGATATCGAAGAACATACCATGCTCGCTAAGGCTCAAGGTCATGACTGA
- the SGM1 gene encoding Sgm1p (hypothetical protein; required for wild-type growth rate on galactose and mannose; localizes to COPI coated vesicles and the Golgi apparatus) — MSKKLSLEERLSLATKKGRKKNKRSTSNLSSPSPVVLSNNEQESARTSIDDAAAGVVSIDNAENIDDPAVRSESTVEGDTGKADSIAVDDVVHPDHNRTDCFDDTMVSLPTWLPKNYTEFTVEELVKEISPEYLRLNKQIDDLTNELNRKSQIETTDSSFFKLIKEKDDLIDQLRKEGAKLAETELRQSNQIKALRTKVKDLEYEVSELNDSSAQSVENYNELQSLYHNIQGQLAEATNKLKDADKQKESLETLEKNIKEKDDLITILQQSLDNMRTLLEKEKSEFQTEKKALQEATVDQVTTLETKLEQLRIELDSSTQNLDAKSNRDFVDDQQSYEEKQHASFQYNRLKEQLESSKANWDSIEYALNTKIVNLENRFESTMKEKNDIEEKYQTALRSSETLGKQLEKEKENHSKAVLEVKDLERRAETLKSSLQSISDDYNLLKKKYEIQRSQLEQKENELKPHQENSNEKIIDKIPVELTDSLNSMEGNIEDEWTLPQENSMLSLSMSKLGELESDPSLKPIYNESHETICSEESQHFDRKNVDFSIDDIPEEAAALQAIREGESMNSLNNTSIPYRRASVQLSNSNGHISAHLVNKLSTELKRLEGELSASKELYDNLLKEKTKANDEILRLLEENDKFNEVNKQKDDLLKRVEQMQSKLETSLQLLGEKTEQVEELENDVSDLKEMMHQQVQQMVEMQGKMR; from the coding sequence ATGAGTAAAAAATTATCGTTGGAAGAGAGACTCTCCTTGGCAACTaagaaaggaagaaagaaaaataaaaggtCAACGTCAAATTTGTCGTCTCCATCGCCTGTGGTGCTGTCAAACAATGAACAAGAAAGTGCTCGTACATCCATTGATGATGCGGCTGCCGGTGTGGTGTCAATTGACAATGCTGAAAACATAGATGATCCTGCGGTACGATCAGAAAGCACTGTGGAAGGCGATACAGGTAAGGCAGATTCAATCGCTGTCGATGACGTGGTGCATCCCGATCACAATAGGACTGATTGCTTCGACGACACTATGGTATCACTGCCTACATGGCTACCTAAAAATTACACTGAATTTactgttgaagaattaGTCAAAGAAATTAGTCCTGAATATTTAAGATTAAACAAACAGATTGATGACCTAACTAACGAACTAAACAGAAAATCACAAATCGAAACCACGGATTCtagttttttcaaattgattAAAGAGAAGGACGACTTGATAGATCAGTTGAGAAAAGAAGGAGCTAAATTAGCGGAAACTGAGCTGAGGCAATCAAATCAAATCAAAGCTTTAAGAACAAAAGTGAAAGACTTAGAGTATGAGGTATCTGAACTAAACGATAGTTCTGCTCAGAGTGTCGAAAACTATAATGAGCTGCAATCATTGTATCACAACATACAAGGACAACTGGCTGAAGCTACAAATAAATTAAAGGATGCAgataaacaaaaagagTCACTTGAAACAttagagaaaaatataaaagaaaaagatgattTGATAACAATTTTACAGCAATCTTTAGATAATATGAGAACATTgcttgaaaaagaaaaaagtgaatTTCAAacggaaaagaaagcacTACAAGAAGCAACAGTTGATCAAGTTACCACTCTAGAGACTAAACTAGAACAACTAAGAATAGAATTAGATAGCTCTACTCAAAATTTAGACGCTAAATCAAATAGAGATTTTGTCGATGACCAACAAAgttatgaagaaaaacaacaCGCATCTTTCCAATACAATCGGCTCAAAGAACAGCTTGAGTCATCAAAGGCCAACTGGGATAGTATTGAATACGCTTTGAACACTAAAATTGTGAACTTGGAAAACCGCTTTGAATCTacaatgaaagaaaaaaatgatattgaagaaaaatatcaaactGCCTTACGTTCATCTGAAACATTAGGTAAGcaattagaaaaagaaaaagagaatcATTCGAAGGCAGTTTTGGAAGTGAAAGACTTGGAGAGACGGGCGGAGACATTGAAGTCATCATTGCAAAGTATAAGTGATGATTATAATctactgaagaagaagtacGAAATTCAAAGGTCTCAGTTGGAACAAAAAGAGAACGAACTAAAACCACATCAAGAAAACAGCAATGAGAAAATTATAGATAAAATACCTGTAGAATTAACAGATAGTTTAAACTCCATGGAGGGAAATATAGAAGACGAATGGACTTTACCTCAAGAAAATTCTATGCTGTCATTATCAATGTCAAAACTTGGCGAATTAGAAAGCGATCCGTCTCTAAAACCCATTTACAATGAATCTCACGAAACCATATGTAGCGAAGAAAGCCAACATTTTGATAGAAAAAATGTGGATTTCAGCATTGACGATATTCCAGAAGAGGCCGCTGCTTTACAAGCAATCAGGGAAGGGGAATCAATGAACTCGTTAAACAACACATCAATACCATACAGAAGAGCTAGCGTCCAGCTATCGAATTCTAACGGCCACATAAGCGCTCATCTGGTGAACAAGTTAAGTACGGAGTTAAAAAGATTGGAAGGTGAATTATCAGCATCAAAGGAATTATACGATAATTTactgaaagaaaagacaaaaGCAAATGATGAGATTTTAAGACTTCTGGAAGAAAACGATAAATTCAATGAGGTAAATAAACAGAAAGATGATCTCTTAAAAAGAGTTGAGCAGATGCAAAGTAAATTGGAAACCTCCTTACAACTATTAGGTGAAAAGACTGAACAAGTGGAGGAATTAGAAAATGATGTGTCCGATTTAAAAGAGATGATGCATCAACAAGTTCAACAAATGGTAGAAATGCAAGGAAAAATGAGATAA
- the MCM22 gene encoding Mcm22p (Outer kinetochore protein and component of the Ctf3 subcomplex; binds to centromeric DNA in a Ctf19p-dependent manner; involved in chromosome segregation and minichromosome maintenance; orthologous to human centromere constitutive-associated network (CCAN) subunit CENP-K and fission yeast sim4), whose amino-acid sequence MDVEKDVLDVYIKNLENQIGNKRYFLKQAQGAIDEITKRSLDTEGKPVNSEVFTELLRKPMFFSERADPIGFSLTSNFLSLRAQSSSEWLSLMNDQSVDQKAMLLLQNNINSDLKELLRKLQHQMTIMDSKKQDHAHIRTRKARNKELWDSLADFLKGYLVPNLDDNDESIDSLTNEVMLLMKRLIEHDLNLTLNDFSSKTIPIYRLLLRANIITVIEGSTNPGTKYIKLIDFNETSLT is encoded by the coding sequence ATGGATGTTGAAAAGGATGTCCTGGATGTCTACATAAAGAACCTGGAGAACCAGATCGGAAACAAACGATATTTCTTGAAGCAAGCTCAAGGTGCCATCGATGAGATCACGAAGAGATCTCTGGATACAGAGGGTAAACCGGTCAATTCTGAGGTCTTTACAGAGTTATTAAGAAAACCCATGTTCTTCTCAGAGAGAGCTGATCCTATTGGTTTCAGTTTGACATCgaattttttgtctttgaGAGCCCAAAGTTCCAGTGAATGGCTCTCGCTTATGAATGATCAATCAGTTGATCAAAAGGCCATGTTATTGTTACagaataatattaatagtGACTTGAAAGAGCTGCTACGAAAACTGCAGCATCAAATGACCATTATGGACAGTAAGAAGCAAGATCACGCCCATATTAGAACACGAAAAGCCAGAAATAAAGAGCTTTGGGACTCACTGGCGGACTTTCTCAAGGGTTATCTAGTACCGAATTTggatgataatgatgaatCAATAGATAGCTTAACGAACGAAGTCATGCTGTTAATGAAAAGACTAATTGAGCATGATTTGAATCTGACATTAAACGATTTTTCATCTAAAACGATACCAATATACAGATTATTACTTAGGGCTAATATAATAACAGTAATTGAGGGCTCTACAAATCCAGGGACTAAATACATCAAACTAATAGATTTCAATGAGACCAGTCTAACTTAA
- the TIM8 gene encoding protein transporter TIM8 (Mitochondrial intermembrane space protein; forms a complex with Tim13p that delivers a subset of hydrophobic proteins to the TIM22 complex for inner membrane insertion; homolog of human TIMM8A, implicated in Mohr-Tranebjaerg syndrome, also known as deafness-dystonia-optic neuronopathy (DDON) syndrome; human TIMM8A can complement yeast null mutant), producing the protein MSSLSTSDLASLDDTSKKEIATFLEGENSKQKVQMSIHQFTNICFKKCVESVNDSNLSSQEEQCLSNCVNRFLDTNIRIVNGLQNTR; encoded by the coding sequence ATGTCTTCTCTATCAACGTCTGATTTGGCCTCCCTTGATGACACTtccaaaaaggaaattgcTACTTTCTTGGAGGGAGAGAACTCCAAACAAAAAGTCCAGATGTCAATCCATCAATTCACTAATATATGCTTCAAAAAATGTGTTGAGTCTGTCAATGATTCTAATTTAAGTTCGCAAGAAGAGCAATGTTTGTCTAACTGTGTGAATCGGTTTTTGGATACTAATATCAGGATTGTGAACGGGTTGCAAAACACCCGTTAA